One Dysidea avara chromosome 7, odDysAvar1.4, whole genome shotgun sequence genomic region harbors:
- the LOC136260995 gene encoding DNA damage-regulated autophagy modulator protein 1-like, giving the protein MWILAKESLRYWVVQGATIVLSTIFVCYGIAVSLGHVPAWLPMISDCAVLPPEKYIFRLGMVIGSVFLAMDSILIYNADKSYSHSKLGLLLGMMGAVGMSIVGVVNEKENISVHSLAAVMMYLSYIIYMVVFSFYSGAEPNVSTISLIIKRVCAVLGVVIFTAFVFMSIDWNKYAIQIAICEWVGTIAIMVFNLSFAADMGHLYLCEVRVPCISDENNCHLADQSTKKDKNKTTVY; this is encoded by the exons ATGTGGATTTTGGCGAAAGAATCTCTCCGTTACTGGGTGGTACAAGGTGCCACCATCGTGTTGAGTACAATATTTGTGTGCTACGGGATAGCAGTGTCACTGGGCCATGTTCCCGCCTGGCTACCCATGATCAGCGACTGCGCTGTGCTCCCTCCAGAGAAGTACATCTTTAGACTGGGAATGGTGATCGGTTCAGTATTTCTTGCCATGGACTCTATTTTAATATACAACGCGGACAAGTCATATTCTCATTCAAAACTTGGTCTGCTGCTTGGGATGATGGGAGCTGTGGGAATGTCAATAGTGGGAGTAGTCAACGAGAAAGAGAATATCAGTGTGCATTCCC TTGCAGCAGTGATGATGTACCTATCCTACAtcatctacatggtggtgttcTCCTTCTACTCTGGTGCAGAGCCAAACGTCAGCACCATTTCTCTTATTATCAAGAGAGTGTGTGCTGTACTTGGAGTAGTGATTTTCACAGCATTTGTCTTCATGA GCATAGACTGGAATAAATATGCAATTCAGATTGCGATCTGTGAATG GGTTGGAACAATAGCCATAATGGTATTCAATCTGAGTTTTGCTGCTGATATGGGACATCTGTATTTGTGTGAAGTTCGTGTACCTTGTATCTCTGATGAGAACAATTGTCATCTGGCTGATCAGTCTACTAAGAAAGATAAAAACAAGACAACTGTttattaa
- the LOC136260996 gene encoding DNA damage-regulated autophagy modulator protein 1-like, whose protein sequence is MWILAKESLRYWVVQGATIVLSTIFVCYGIAVSLGHVPAWLPMISDCAVLPPEKYIFRLGMVIGSVFLAMDSILIYNADKSYSHSKLGLLLGMMGAVGMSIVGVVNEKENISVHSLAAVMMYLSYIIYMVVFSFYSGAEPNVSTISLIIKRVCAVLGVVIFTAFVFMSIDWNKYAIQIAICEWVGTIAIMVFNLSFAADMGHLYLCEVRVPCISDENNCHLADQSTKKDKNKTTVY, encoded by the exons ATGTGGATTTTGGCGAAAGAATCTCTCCGTTACTGGGTGGTACAAGGTGCCACCATCGTGTTGAGTACAATATTTGTGTGCTACGGGATAGCAGTGTCACTGGGCCATGTTCCCGCCTGGCTACCCATGATCAGCGACTGCGCTGTGCTCCCTCCAGAGAAGTACATCTTTAGACTGGGAATGGTGATCGGTTCAGTATTTCTTGCCATGGACTCTATTTTAATATACAACGCGGACAAGTCATATTCTCATTCAAAACTTGGTCTGCTGCTTGGGATGATGGGAGCTGTGGGAATGTCAATAGTGGGAGTAGTCAACGAGAAAGAGAATATCAGTGTGCATTCCC TTGCAGCAGTGATGATGTACCTATCCTACAtcatctacatggtggtgttcTCCTTCTACTCTGGTGCAGAGCCAAACGTCAGCACCATTTCTCTTATTATCAAGAGAGTGTGTGCTGTACTTGGAGTAGTGATTTTCACAGCATTTGTCTTCATGA GCATAGACTGGAATAAATATGCAATTCAGATTGCGATCTGTGAATG GGTTGGAACAATAGCCATAATGGTATTCAATCTGAGTTTTGCTGCTGATATGGGACATCTGTATTTGTGTGAAGTTCGTGTACCTTGTATCTCTGATGAGAACAATTGTCATCTGGCTGATCAGTCTACTAAGAAAGATAAAAACAAGACAACtgtttattaa